From the genome of Saccharicrinis carchari, one region includes:
- a CDS encoding ATP-binding protein, with the protein MADENSLNGVWSFLKETIKQRLAHELRGEPIEHLNLNLESDKSHLEQFITARKLTDEEVVFLLLAMVPHVMPDFLTNIIARFLPNGGEFPAFGGVKGKNHRGILPTGETVLYILAGNDIGKRIEVSKLFDESHLFARKNILGIEQVNSGEPKMSGRLIMDEEYVDLFTSGKISKPKLSSSFPAQLITTQLEWDDLVLSKKTLSEIKEIETWLKFNHRLMGDWGMEGRIKPGYRVLFHGPAGTGKTMTASLLGKYTGRDVFRIDLSLVVSKYIGETEKNLSRLFDKADHKNWILFFDEADSIFGKRTDVRDAHDKYANQEVSYLLQRIENFGGLVILASNMKSNIDTAFVRRFNSMIEFENPKVGERLRLWQNYLPKSVTLHNDISLKEVARNYELSGANIVNIIQYACLQTIEKQSRTITYQDLIKGIQKEYKKEGKMISS; encoded by the coding sequence ATGGCAGACGAAAATTCACTAAATGGGGTCTGGTCTTTTTTAAAAGAAACCATTAAACAGCGTCTGGCACACGAGCTAAGGGGAGAGCCTATTGAGCATTTAAACCTGAACCTCGAATCGGATAAGTCGCATCTGGAGCAATTTATTACAGCGCGAAAATTGACCGATGAGGAAGTGGTTTTTCTGTTGTTGGCCATGGTTCCGCACGTGATGCCCGACTTTCTTACCAACATTATTGCAAGATTTTTGCCTAATGGCGGAGAATTTCCGGCATTCGGCGGTGTCAAGGGCAAAAACCATCGCGGCATCCTGCCAACCGGCGAAACAGTATTGTACATCCTTGCCGGAAACGATATCGGGAAGAGGATTGAAGTGTCTAAGCTTTTCGATGAATCCCATCTTTTTGCCCGCAAAAATATACTTGGCATAGAACAGGTAAATTCCGGCGAGCCTAAAATGAGCGGGCGCTTGATTATGGATGAGGAGTACGTTGATCTGTTTACCTCCGGAAAGATATCCAAACCCAAACTGAGCAGCAGTTTCCCGGCCCAACTGATCACCACACAATTGGAATGGGACGACCTGGTGCTGAGCAAAAAAACCTTGTCCGAAATAAAGGAGATAGAAACCTGGCTAAAGTTCAACCATAGGCTCATGGGCGATTGGGGCATGGAGGGCAGGATAAAACCCGGTTATCGCGTGCTGTTCCACGGGCCGGCCGGAACGGGAAAAACCATGACGGCCAGCCTCCTCGGGAAATACACCGGACGTGACGTTTTCCGTATCGACCTCTCCCTGGTGGTCTCGAAATACATTGGTGAAACGGAAAAAAACCTCTCCCGGCTGTTCGATAAAGCCGACCATAAAAACTGGATACTGTTTTTCGACGAGGCGGATTCTATTTTCGGAAAGCGCACCGATGTGCGCGATGCCCACGACAAATATGCCAATCAGGAAGTGTCGTATCTGCTCCAGCGTATCGAGAATTTTGGCGGTCTGGTCATTCTGGCATCCAACATGAAATCGAATATCGACACGGCTTTTGTACGACGCTTCAACAGTATGATAGAATTTGAAAACCCTAAGGTGGGCGAACGCCTGCGGCTCTGGCAGAACTACCTTCCCAAGTCCGTTACGCTCCATAATGACATCTCCCTTAAAGAAGTGGCACGCAATTACGAACTCAGCGGTGCCAATATCGTCAACATTATCCAATATGCTTGTCTGCAAACGATTGAAAAACAATCCCGAACTATTACTTACCAGGATTTGATCAAAGGAATACAAAAGGAATACAAAAAAGAGGGAAAAATGATAAGTAGTTGA
- a CDS encoding eCIS core domain-containing protein, whose amino-acid sequence MFTSQNKLVESHSSSSANNHHAPFIQPRLQVGQPNHKYEVEAEHVADTLAGGMHSTDSFFNTSFFSKSTDQISTVQTLPEREQQEEDEVQEKPLREAGTPTIQSSSGDDQPQAQCEECEEEDGFLQAKATEGTSLAPSIEARLSNSSGSYLDTPIRHEMEAGFGTDFSKVKVYADSEAIQMNHELYAQAFSHGSDIYFNEGKYKPNSREGKHLLAHELTHTIQQGANVQPMIQKNGDETAEESSSGSSTPLADLIGGIVRDQLSNSSMKRHLSSLGTALQSLAVESATGEGDQPATSTERLAALGISGAFETTSAAILRDPEFAALRQQIINIIGGSDEAAFIAALAAGIAAVLADVPLSASPSQDLGAGFSVGGSFDLGSIQSLQFNEVQLYAQYASDYFRTRITGTLSRDDDTEEFSGSGTGEVRIGNDISHLMGRVTINSDGEVVFVGRLSAGHQFGGSDRLVLTTDLTHSFASGETIIQPGVSGRFNLGSDQSLRVGSSLSISTDSGLTGVTGFVEYNARFLQLRIEGNMTGISEEGGLIPGGDTRVQGMLTIPFGL is encoded by the coding sequence ATGTTTACTTCACAAAATAAATTAGTAGAATCTCATTCTTCGTCAAGTGCGAATAATCATCATGCGCCTTTTATCCAACCTCGTTTACAAGTCGGACAGCCCAACCACAAGTACGAAGTGGAGGCAGAGCACGTGGCCGATACGCTTGCGGGAGGGATGCACTCCACTGATTCTTTTTTTAATACATCTTTCTTTTCTAAGTCCACAGATCAAATTTCGACAGTACAAACTTTGCCTGAGCGTGAGCAGCAAGAAGAAGATGAAGTCCAGGAAAAGCCTTTGAGAGAAGCAGGAACTCCTACCATACAAAGCAGCTCCGGCGACGATCAACCACAGGCCCAGTGCGAAGAATGCGAAGAGGAGGACGGATTTTTGCAGGCCAAAGCTACCGAGGGTACAAGCCTTGCCCCAAGTATCGAAGCCCGCTTAAGCAATAGTAGCGGTAGCTACCTGGATACGCCCATCCGGCATGAAATGGAAGCCGGCTTCGGTACCGATTTCAGCAAGGTTAAAGTGTATGCAGATTCCGAAGCGATTCAAATGAATCATGAACTCTATGCGCAAGCTTTTAGCCATGGCAGCGACATCTACTTTAACGAAGGGAAATATAAGCCGAATTCCCGGGAGGGGAAACATTTGTTGGCACACGAATTAACCCATACCATTCAGCAAGGTGCGAATGTTCAGCCAATGATTCAAAAGAATGGTGACGAAACTGCCGAAGAATCCTCTTCGGGAAGTAGCACACCATTGGCAGATTTGATTGGAGGAATCGTGCGAGATCAACTTTCAAATTCCAGCATGAAGAGACATCTGAGTAGCCTTGGCACTGCACTTCAGAGCCTCGCTGTTGAAAGTGCCACAGGCGAAGGGGATCAACCCGCCACAAGTACCGAACGCTTGGCAGCGCTCGGTATTTCCGGTGCTTTTGAAACCACATCAGCCGCTATTCTTCGCGATCCGGAGTTTGCCGCATTACGCCAACAAATAATCAATATTATTGGTGGAAGTGATGAAGCGGCATTTATTGCAGCACTCGCAGCAGGAATAGCTGCTGTATTGGCTGATGTTCCACTAAGCGCTTCACCCTCACAAGATCTAGGTGCTGGCTTTAGCGTTGGCGGTTCTTTCGATCTCGGGTCTATTCAAAGTTTGCAATTTAACGAGGTACAGCTTTATGCACAATATGCAAGCGATTATTTCCGAACTCGGATAACAGGAACGCTTAGCAGGGATGACGATACCGAAGAGTTTTCAGGATCTGGGACAGGCGAAGTTAGGATCGGCAACGATATTAGCCATTTAATGGGTAGGGTAACAATTAATTCTGATGGAGAGGTTGTGTTTGTGGGTCGATTATCAGCCGGCCATCAGTTTGGGGGAAGTGATAGGCTTGTATTAACGACAGACCTTACGCACTCTTTTGCTTCTGGGGAAACAATTATTCAACCCGGTGTGAGTGGTAGGTTTAACCTGGGTTCTGATCAAAGTCTGCGCGTTGGATCATCTCTTTCAATATCCACGGACAGTGGCTTAACCGGAGTTACTGGTTTTGTCGAATATAACGCGAGGTTCTTACAATTACGGATTGAAGGAAATATGACTGGAATAAGCGAAGAAGGCGGATTGATTCCTGGTGGAGATACGCGGGTTCAAGGAATGCTTACTATTCCTTTTGGGTTATAA
- a CDS encoding eCIS core domain-containing protein, with the protein MKTRFKNNLYRDRASRPFFTKNSEPGFFKAQPKLNIGQQGDRYEQEADRVADKVVAGSKNNAFNFSRGNFIQNKELLQEKPLGKSITPFVQKQVEEESAFAKTMVGKEEMVQAQVEEEEEMLQTQPLEEEEEIQAQSIEEEEEVQAQSIEEEEEIQAQFENEPAFAKAMAGKGKAVQSKTAGEVKPNPIVETTIQASKGGGNKMDAATKMEMEQSFGADFSKVNVHTDTNAVQMSKQLSAQAFTLGNDIYFNEGKYNPKSTDGKHLLAHELTHTIQQTGRIQKRETYNPEENLQSNRFGGHPRLERVYDNKELLFNGLANDAVAIVQRALMAFGYPLEKYKDDGIFGGETEKAVRDFQADLGALMIDGIIGPETMRLLDREAVKMEKDKEEENIDEAEKTILEKVEEELKKGSGDKRAEYALCILQLHKIHREGGEIFDKYMGPQVMLGYIENDRGNRSGNSFKHPNDVPQSSSFVTLDRAIVKNAATYTHNLLSEANSILEGINLVGEKNRNKKYRLLYGATLDFLYKYLKTRMNDVNDIYACFK; encoded by the coding sequence ATGAAAACAAGGTTTAAAAATAACTTATATAGGGATAGGGCAAGTCGTCCTTTCTTTACAAAGAATTCGGAACCCGGTTTCTTTAAAGCCCAGCCTAAGCTAAACATCGGGCAACAAGGGGATAGATATGAGCAGGAAGCGGATCGTGTGGCCGATAAAGTAGTTGCAGGCAGCAAGAACAATGCGTTCAATTTTAGCCGGGGAAATTTTATTCAGAACAAAGAACTGCTTCAGGAAAAGCCTTTGGGTAAAAGCATTACCCCCTTTGTACAAAAGCAAGTTGAGGAAGAGTCGGCCTTCGCTAAAACTATGGTGGGCAAGGAAGAAATGGTTCAAGCACAAGTTGAGGAGGAGGAAGAGATGCTGCAAACCCAACCGCTAGAGGAGGAAGAAGAGATCCAGGCACAATCCATAGAGGAGGAAGAAGAAGTGCAGGCACAATCCATAGAAGAAGAGGAAGAAATACAGGCGCAGTTTGAAAATGAGCCCGCCTTCGCTAAAGCTATGGCGGGCAAGGGAAAAGCAGTCCAATCGAAAACAGCAGGTGAAGTAAAGCCAAATCCAATTGTTGAAACCACGATACAGGCCAGTAAGGGTGGGGGCAATAAAATGGATGCCGCAACAAAAATGGAAATGGAGCAAAGCTTTGGAGCAGATTTCAGCAAGGTGAATGTGCATACCGACACTAACGCCGTTCAAATGAGCAAGCAATTGAGTGCACAGGCTTTTACCCTTGGTAATGACATATACTTCAATGAGGGAAAATACAACCCTAAATCGACGGATGGCAAACATTTACTGGCCCATGAGCTGACCCATACCATACAACAAACGGGCAGGATACAAAAACGAGAGACATACAATCCTGAGGAAAACTTACAATCGAATAGGTTTGGCGGCCATCCTCGTTTAGAGCGCGTTTACGATAACAAAGAACTTCTTTTTAATGGGCTCGCAAACGATGCCGTTGCCATAGTTCAAAGAGCCCTGATGGCCTTTGGGTATCCGCTCGAAAAATATAAGGACGACGGGATATTCGGTGGCGAAACGGAAAAAGCGGTACGTGATTTCCAAGCCGATCTTGGCGCATTAATGATTGACGGAATCATAGGGCCAGAAACCATGCGACTGCTCGACCGGGAAGCCGTAAAGATGGAAAAAGATAAAGAGGAGGAAAATATCGACGAGGCTGAAAAAACAATTCTCGAAAAGGTTGAAGAGGAATTAAAGAAAGGGAGTGGAGATAAACGCGCGGAATATGCACTTTGTATTTTACAATTGCACAAAATTCATCGCGAGGGTGGTGAAATTTTTGATAAATATATGGGGCCACAGGTAATGTTGGGCTATATTGAGAACGACCGGGGCAACCGGTCGGGAAACTCTTTTAAGCACCCAAATGATGTTCCGCAAAGTTCATCCTTTGTTACTCTGGATCGCGCTATCGTAAAAAATGCAGCTACCTATACCCATAATCTGCTTAGCGAAGCCAATAGCATTTTGGAAGGAATCAACCTGGTGGGGGAAAAAAACCGCAACAAAAAATATAGATTACTTTATGGAGCCACGTTAGATTTCTTATATAAATACCTAAAAACAAGGATGAATGATGTAAATGATATTTACGCATGCTTTAAGTAG